One Chiloscyllium punctatum isolate Juve2018m chromosome 19, sChiPun1.3, whole genome shotgun sequence genomic window carries:
- the LOC140491402 gene encoding uncharacterized protein — translation MVPVWLLCLAGLLLPQIYGVSADSGAAVADIAAPDPIGLVERDYLSGADSEIQNIEGVDEADGLQKREYHRCGKIPVVSHGTCKVYQRKVIFTCKKGYALLGSNVVFCTARGFWSSIPLCFPMPKFYPGPKGEPGDRGSMGPKGEPGDAGHPGMMGRPGRPGKNGQPGPRGAPGTPGARGRPGYPGVAGTPGENGRNGINGQRGMDGDTGATGAPGPQGNQGETGMKGEVGDQGPQGAPGTFFVWRPSAFAVKLGAGSTTSGQPIEFREVLYNEQGAFNLITSTFVCQYSGVYAFYAHLEVNRRGALVSIVVNGQTVYQNYQSYSSYSEMSTVATIVKLKAGDKVWIQPEDSENGICHNTYFMGYLIYECK, via the exons ATGGTGCCCGTGTGGTTGCTGTGCCTCGCTGGGCTTCTCCTCCCTCAGATTTATGGGGTTTCTGCAG ATTCTGGAGCTGCCGTGGCAGATATTGCTGCACCGGATCCCATTGGTCTAGTGGAAAGAGACTACCTCTCTGGTGCCGA CTCTGAAATCCAAAACATTGAGGGCGTGGATGAAGCTGATGGTCTTCAAAAACGTGAAT ATCATCGTTGTGGCAAAATACCTGTAGTTTCACATGGAACCTGCAAGGTATACCAGAGAAAGGTCATTTTCACTTGCAAGAAAGGATATGCACTTCTGGGATCAAATGTTGTTTTCTGTACTGCCAGAGGTTTCTGGagctctatcccactgtgttttC CAATGCCAAAATTCTATCCAGGGCCAAAAGGAGAACCAGGTGACCGTGGAAGTATGGGGCCAAAAGGTGAACCAGGTGACGCTGGACATCCAGGAATGATGGGACGTCCAGGACGCCCTGGAAAGAATGGACAGCCAGGTCCTAGAGGTGCTCCTGGGACTCCAGGAGCAAGAGGCCGACCAGGTTACCCTGGAGTAGCAGGAACACCAGGTGAAAATGGCAGGAATGGAATCAATGGGCAAAGAGGAATGGACGGCGACACTGGAGCAACTGGAGCACCAGGACCTCAAGGAAAccaaggagaaacaggaatgaaagGAGAAGTAGGTGACCAAGGACCACAAGGCGCTCCAGGAACCTTCTTTGTGTGGAGGCCATCTGCCTTTGCAGTCAAGTTGGGTGCTGGCAGTACAACATCTGGGCAACCAATTGAATTCCGAGAAGTTCTGTATAATGAACAAGGTGCTTTTAATCTTATCACAAGCACTTTTGTTTGCCAATATAGTGGTGTATATGCCTTTTATGCTCACTTAGAAGTGAATAGAAGAGGTGCACTTGTTTCAattgtggtaaatggtcagaccgTTTATCAAAATTACCAGTCATATTCTTCATATTCTGAAATGTCAACTGTGGCTACAATTGTAAAATTGAAAGCAGGTGATAAAGTTTGGATACAACCTGAAGATTCAGAAAATGGTATTTGTCATAACACTTACTTCATGGGATACCTGATTTATGAATGTAAATAG